A stretch of Labrus bergylta chromosome 19, fLabBer1.1, whole genome shotgun sequence DNA encodes these proteins:
- the aste1b gene encoding protein asteroid homolog 1 isoform X1, with translation MGVQGLTTYVEGNRHFLQDVKFRDSRLVIDGCSLYFRLYFTHGLDQQHGGDYDAFACLLTQFLSALAACNIQPYVVLDGGIDPSDKKFPTLRQRLQSKIREADNLSRGRNGSVLPILARSVFIQVLMQRGIPVVQCPAEADWEIACLAHQWNCPVLTNDSDFYIFDLPGGYLPLTSFQWTHLNGKASHCYISARRYTTNGLCRLFGGLNKELLPLCAVLTGNDYGAPKDVETLLAMLNVSAFGRGGKGRAPTSRIEGILIWLSSFSSPAEALGEVSRLMGEDSRNGGNRGKGGQEGGLSSLLWEGMQEYYVTPQSSLARWFSGGQTSGLPRLPECLSLAAAQGMLPPMALDVLVMHRVLLIPQVENSKQASSHCCAKAIRQAVYGILLQDVQAGDVSGQGNISQGRGGGRGRGGRGRGSDQVGRGRGQHGVGEAAVQSQSPGCPVLVEEYDRFELNLKKQQVEVNLTKTPISLEKLSQAPTAVRLDILLKVLGTQEFALAPVPLHLWLAVAVTSFWLREATPTPSQPQLHALLLGLVYGELSWNTQAEATYHQHAIQQLNWTAECNVGAGLDRQRVRPGERRGLDVGAAHSFSQWQACLWSALCLNQLLLLPLPEPHLAWLFSGTLLHGLLRPLKGGQAPESLLAGGHLSRQLYLCLLVAVKNCSSKNHPSSAAGAARRRGRGRGRRGRGGGGRGGRGARGGGGGGGGRGAEEINNRFALLMSEEEFDDD, from the exons ATGGGTGTCCAGGGTCTGACCACCTACGTGGAGGGAAACAGACACTTCCTCCAAGATGTGAAGTTCCGAGACAGTCGCCTCGTTATTGACGGCTGCAGTCTGTATTTCCGCCTTTACTTCACCCACGGTTTGGACCAGCAGCATGGAGGAGACTATGATGCTTTTGCTTGCCTTCTTACCCAGTTCCTGTCTGCACTGGCAGCCTGTAACATCCAGCCGTACGTGGTACTGGATGGAG GGATTGACCCCAGTGATAAGAAGTTCCCAACTCTGCGTCAGCGTCTGCAGTCCAAGATCAGGGAGGCTGACAATCTCTCCCGTGGCAGAAATGGCTCTGTTCTCCCCATCCTCGCAAGGTCTGTCTTCATTCAGGTCCTCATGCAGAGAGGAATCCCCGTGGTCCAGTGTCCGGCTGAGGCTGACTGGGAAATTGCATGTTTGGCTCACCAGTGGAACTGTCCAGTTCTGACCAATGACAGTGATTTTTACATCTTTGATCTGCCAG GGGGTTACCTGCCACTCACTTCTTTTCAGTGGACCCACCTTAACGGCAAAGCCTCTCATTGCTACATCTCCGCTCGGCGCTACACCACTAATGGGCTGTGTCGCTTGTTTGGGGGATTGAACAAGGAGCTGCTACCTTTATGTGCAGTCCTGACCGGTAATGATTATGGTGCTCCAAAAGATGTTGAAACTCTCCTCGCTATGTTAAATGTGAGTGCATTTGGGCGAGGTGGTAAAGGCAGGGCACCCACTTCCCGCATTGAGGGCATCCTCATCTGGCTTTCCTCGTTTTCAAGCCCAGCGGAGGCCCTGGGGGAAGTAAGCAGGCTAATGGGGGAGGACAGTAGAAATGGAGGCAATAGGGGCAAAGGAGGACAGGAAGGAGGGCTCAGTTCGCTTCTGTGGGAAGGAATGCAGGAATATTATGTCACCCCGCAAAGCTCGCTGGCTCGCTGGTTCTCTGGAGGGCAGACCTCCGGGCTTCCACGACTTCCAGAGTGTCTGTCGCTGGCTGCAGCACAGGGTATGTTGCCCCCCATGGCGCTGGATGTTCTGGTGATGCACAGGGTCCTTCTCATACCACAGGTGGAAAACAGCAAGCAAGCAAGCAGCCACTGCTGTGCCAAAGCCATACGCCAGGCTGTGTATGGGATATTACTGCAAGATGTACAAGCAGGGGACGTAAGTGGACAGGGAAATATCAGCCAGGGTAGGGGAGGTGGTAGAGGTCGAGGGGGAAGGGGAAGGGGGAGTGATCAGGTTGGTAGAGGTAGGGGTCAGCATGGTGTAGGAGAAGCAGCTGTCCAGTCTCAGAGTCCTGGATGCCCGGTTTTGGTGGAGGAGTATGACCGTTTTGAACTAAACTTGAAGAAACAACAAGTAGAGGTAAATCTGACCAAGACCCCCATAAGCCTGGAAAAACTAAGCCAG gcTCCTACAGCAGTGCGTCTTGACATCCTTTTAAAAGTTTTGGGCACACAGGAGTTTGCCCTGGCTCCCGTTCCTCTCCACCTGTGGCTGGCTGTAGCAGTGACCAGCTTCTGGCTGCGCGAGGCCACACCAACACCCTCACAGCCCCAGCTCCATGCTCTGTTGCTGGGCTTGGTGTATGGAGAGCTGTCCTGGAACACCCAGGCTGAAGCTACCTACCATCAACATGCCA TCCAACAGCTGAACTGGACCGCAGAGTGCAATGTGGGGGCGGGTCTGGATCGACAGCGTGTGAGGCCGGGGGAAAGACGGGGCCTAGATGTGGGAGCTGCTCACAGTTTCAGCCAATGGCAGGCCTGCCTCTGGAGTGCACTGTGTCTCAATCAGCTATTACTCCTGCCATTGCCTGAACCCCACTTAGCATG GTTGTTCAGTGGCACCTTGTTGCACGGCCTCCTCCGGCCCCTGAAAGGTGGCCAAGCTCCTGAATCCCTCCTAGCCGGAGGTCATTTGTCCAGACAACTCTACCTGTGTCTGCTGGTCGCTGTAAAGAACTGCAGCTCCAAAAACCATCCCTcttcagcagcaggagcagcgaggaggagaggcagaggtcgtggaaggagaggaagagggggaggtgGTAGAGGTGGTAGAGgagcgagaggaggaggaggaggaggaggagggagaggggctGAGGAGATAAACAACAGGTTTGCTCTCCTGATGAGCGAGGAAGAGTTTGATGATGATTGA
- the aste1b gene encoding protein asteroid homolog 1 isoform X2, which yields MGVQGLTTYVEGNRHFLQDVKFRDSRLVIDGCSLYFRLYFTHGLDQQHGGDYDAFACLLTQFLSALAACNIQPYVVLDGGIDPSDKKFPTLRQRLQSKIREADNLSRGRNGSVLPILARSVFIQVLMQRGIPVVQCPAEADWEIACLAHQWNCPVLTNDSDFYIFDLPGGYLPLTSFQWTHLNGKASHCYISARRYTTNGLCRLFGGLNKELLPLCAVLTGNDYGAPKDVETLLAMLNVSAFGRGGKGRAPTSRIEGILIWLSSFSSPAEALGEVSRLMGEDSRNGGNRGKGGQEGGLSSLLWEGMQEYYVTPQSSLARWFSGGQTSGLPRLPECLSLAAAQGMLPPMALDVLVMHRVLLIPQVENSKQASSHCCAKAIRQAVYGILLQDVQAGDVSGQGNISQGRGGGRGRGGRGRGSDQVGRGRGQHGVGEAAVQSQSPGCPVLVEEYDRFELNLKKQQVEVNLTKTPISLEKLSQAPTAVRLDILLKVLGTQEFALAPVPLHLWLAVAVTSFWLREATPTPSQPQLHALLLGLVYGELSWNTQAEATYHQHATVSSGFHHSPTAELDRRVQCGGGSGSTACEAGGKTGPRCGSCSQFQPMAGLPLECTVSQSAITPAIA from the exons ATGGGTGTCCAGGGTCTGACCACCTACGTGGAGGGAAACAGACACTTCCTCCAAGATGTGAAGTTCCGAGACAGTCGCCTCGTTATTGACGGCTGCAGTCTGTATTTCCGCCTTTACTTCACCCACGGTTTGGACCAGCAGCATGGAGGAGACTATGATGCTTTTGCTTGCCTTCTTACCCAGTTCCTGTCTGCACTGGCAGCCTGTAACATCCAGCCGTACGTGGTACTGGATGGAG GGATTGACCCCAGTGATAAGAAGTTCCCAACTCTGCGTCAGCGTCTGCAGTCCAAGATCAGGGAGGCTGACAATCTCTCCCGTGGCAGAAATGGCTCTGTTCTCCCCATCCTCGCAAGGTCTGTCTTCATTCAGGTCCTCATGCAGAGAGGAATCCCCGTGGTCCAGTGTCCGGCTGAGGCTGACTGGGAAATTGCATGTTTGGCTCACCAGTGGAACTGTCCAGTTCTGACCAATGACAGTGATTTTTACATCTTTGATCTGCCAG GGGGTTACCTGCCACTCACTTCTTTTCAGTGGACCCACCTTAACGGCAAAGCCTCTCATTGCTACATCTCCGCTCGGCGCTACACCACTAATGGGCTGTGTCGCTTGTTTGGGGGATTGAACAAGGAGCTGCTACCTTTATGTGCAGTCCTGACCGGTAATGATTATGGTGCTCCAAAAGATGTTGAAACTCTCCTCGCTATGTTAAATGTGAGTGCATTTGGGCGAGGTGGTAAAGGCAGGGCACCCACTTCCCGCATTGAGGGCATCCTCATCTGGCTTTCCTCGTTTTCAAGCCCAGCGGAGGCCCTGGGGGAAGTAAGCAGGCTAATGGGGGAGGACAGTAGAAATGGAGGCAATAGGGGCAAAGGAGGACAGGAAGGAGGGCTCAGTTCGCTTCTGTGGGAAGGAATGCAGGAATATTATGTCACCCCGCAAAGCTCGCTGGCTCGCTGGTTCTCTGGAGGGCAGACCTCCGGGCTTCCACGACTTCCAGAGTGTCTGTCGCTGGCTGCAGCACAGGGTATGTTGCCCCCCATGGCGCTGGATGTTCTGGTGATGCACAGGGTCCTTCTCATACCACAGGTGGAAAACAGCAAGCAAGCAAGCAGCCACTGCTGTGCCAAAGCCATACGCCAGGCTGTGTATGGGATATTACTGCAAGATGTACAAGCAGGGGACGTAAGTGGACAGGGAAATATCAGCCAGGGTAGGGGAGGTGGTAGAGGTCGAGGGGGAAGGGGAAGGGGGAGTGATCAGGTTGGTAGAGGTAGGGGTCAGCATGGTGTAGGAGAAGCAGCTGTCCAGTCTCAGAGTCCTGGATGCCCGGTTTTGGTGGAGGAGTATGACCGTTTTGAACTAAACTTGAAGAAACAACAAGTAGAGGTAAATCTGACCAAGACCCCCATAAGCCTGGAAAAACTAAGCCAG gcTCCTACAGCAGTGCGTCTTGACATCCTTTTAAAAGTTTTGGGCACACAGGAGTTTGCCCTGGCTCCCGTTCCTCTCCACCTGTGGCTGGCTGTAGCAGTGACCAGCTTCTGGCTGCGCGAGGCCACACCAACACCCTCACAGCCCCAGCTCCATGCTCTGTTGCTGGGCTTGGTGTATGGAGAGCTGTCCTGGAACACCCAGGCTGAAGCTACCTACCATCAACATGCCA CTGTTTCTTCTGGTTTTCATCACAGTCCAACAGCTGAACTGGACCGCAGAGTGCAATGTGGGGGCGGGTCTGGATCGACAGCGTGTGAGGCCGGGGGAAAGACGGGGCCTAGATGTGGGAGCTGCTCACAGTTTCAGCCAATGGCAGGCCTGCCTCTGGAGTGCACTGTGTCTCAATCAGCTATTACTCCTGCCATTGCCTGA